Proteins found in one Maridesulfovibrio sp. genomic segment:
- the wecB gene encoding non-hydrolyzing UDP-N-acetylglucosamine 2-epimerase, giving the protein MKKVFLVAGARPNLMKVAPIFRASRELEGVECQMVYTGQHYDRQMSQVFFEDLDIPKPRFNMGKSTGTHAEQTGAIMIAFEKMCMDEKPDLVVVVGDVNSTLACSVTARKLHIPVAHVEAGLRSGDMDMPEEINRMVTDSISNLFFTTEDHGRENLLREGKNATDIFHVGNVMIDNLFHNVQRLGPEVTANYQSRELKEKVGRYGFMTMHRPSNVDKREVLEEIVGALNKIAEDLPLLFPIHPRTEKMMKQFGISFSENVHTFPPLSFRESLYLWKDAQVVITDSGGLQEETTALGVPCVTVRKNTERPVTIEKGTNVLAGISGDNILREAGKALEKTGRPAPQIDGWDGHASERIWKVLLDFLD; this is encoded by the coding sequence ATGAAAAAAGTATTTCTAGTTGCTGGGGCACGGCCCAATCTGATGAAAGTCGCGCCGATTTTTCGCGCATCCCGTGAGCTTGAGGGGGTTGAATGCCAGATGGTTTATACCGGACAGCATTATGACCGCCAGATGTCACAGGTTTTCTTTGAAGATCTGGATATTCCCAAGCCCAGGTTCAATATGGGCAAATCCACCGGAACTCATGCGGAGCAGACCGGAGCGATAATGATCGCTTTCGAGAAAATGTGCATGGATGAGAAGCCTGATCTGGTTGTGGTGGTCGGTGATGTTAATTCCACGTTGGCCTGCTCGGTGACCGCAAGGAAATTGCACATTCCGGTTGCTCATGTTGAAGCCGGACTGCGCAGCGGTGATATGGATATGCCTGAAGAAATCAACCGCATGGTTACCGATTCCATCAGCAATCTGTTCTTCACCACCGAGGACCATGGTCGTGAAAATCTGCTCCGTGAGGGGAAGAACGCCACCGATATTTTTCATGTGGGCAACGTGATGATCGATAACCTTTTTCATAATGTTCAGCGTCTCGGGCCCGAAGTGACCGCAAATTACCAGAGCCGGGAGTTGAAGGAAAAAGTCGGACGTTATGGGTTCATGACCATGCATCGCCCTTCCAACGTTGATAAGCGTGAAGTTCTGGAAGAGATTGTTGGGGCTTTGAATAAGATTGCCGAGGATTTACCTTTGCTGTTCCCCATCCATCCGCGGACAGAGAAAATGATGAAGCAGTTCGGGATTTCTTTTTCTGAAAATGTACATACATTCCCGCCTCTTTCATTTCGTGAATCTTTATATTTATGGAAAGACGCGCAAGTAGTTATTACAGATAGCGGCGGTCTGCAGGAAGAAACGACAGCGCTGGGTGTGCCCTGCGTGACCGTGAGGAAAAACACAGAACGGCCGGTTACTATTGAGAAAGGTACCAATGTTCTGGCCGGAATTTCCGGTGATAATATTTTGCGTGAAGCCGGAAAGGCCCTTGAAAAGACCGGCAGACCTGCACCGCAGATTGACGGCTGGGACGGTCATGCCTCGGAACGTATCTGGAAAGTCCTGCTGGATTTTCTCGATTAG
- a CDS encoding mechanosensitive ion channel domain-containing protein, with product MYSKFSGYFFVLICFILLSQSAAASNIFPLEPPDTSSPQATLSSFIDYTDKLYDAAVSAEGDLFLQREYLQRAERCFDFSKVPPTLLKDVSIESVLRLREILDRIVLPDIADVPDKLEAKKHKILLWRIPHTEITIGRCPDGPRMGSYLITPETVRRLAEYYGEVAHLPYRADKGENYTGFYEQYIYSSGWMIPDGFLQKLPDWMREGYLGQAVWQWVMLALLIVLCGFGLWLIWLWHRTLKGKSSKWSWRLERLIFPVCGMLVCVLAEYISSDQINITGEVLSYVTMMLELIFALFACVAILIGGDVLMRGILQASKIKEEALDADVIKLGCRIVSFTLVFVLFYNVGSAFGVPVTAIFASAGIAGMAIALAARETLANFFGGISIFLDRPFRAGDYIVLDNGDRGEVKSVGMRSTKIQTRDDVMITIPNSVITNGKVVNQSSPHPSFRVRVKIGVAYGSDVDRVEEILMELAIQNKLVISNPEPRVRFRSFGDSALDFELLCWAARPHDRGRLIHTLCRDIYKRFNDEGIEIPFPQRDVHLHKAEE from the coding sequence ATGTATTCAAAATTTAGTGGTTATTTTTTTGTTCTGATATGTTTCATACTGTTGTCCCAGTCTGCTGCTGCCTCAAATATTTTCCCGCTTGAACCGCCGGATACTTCCAGCCCGCAGGCAACACTGTCCAGTTTTATCGATTATACTGACAAGCTCTACGATGCCGCTGTTTCGGCTGAAGGTGATCTTTTCCTTCAGCGGGAGTACCTTCAGCGGGCGGAGCGATGTTTTGATTTCAGCAAGGTACCGCCGACTCTGCTCAAGGATGTCAGCATTGAGTCCGTGTTGCGGCTCCGCGAAATTCTGGACCGGATTGTACTTCCTGATATTGCCGATGTGCCTGATAAACTTGAGGCAAAAAAACATAAAATTCTGCTCTGGAGGATTCCACATACTGAGATAACTATCGGTAGATGTCCGGATGGGCCGCGTATGGGATCTTATCTTATTACGCCGGAAACTGTGCGCAGGCTGGCAGAGTATTACGGTGAGGTGGCCCATTTACCTTATCGCGCTGATAAGGGAGAGAATTATACCGGATTTTATGAGCAGTATATTTATTCTTCCGGCTGGATGATCCCGGATGGCTTTTTGCAAAAACTTCCCGACTGGATGAGGGAAGGGTACTTGGGGCAGGCTGTCTGGCAATGGGTGATGCTGGCGTTATTAATAGTTCTTTGTGGTTTTGGCCTATGGTTAATCTGGCTCTGGCACAGAACATTAAAGGGTAAATCCAGTAAGTGGAGTTGGAGGCTGGAGAGGTTGATTTTCCCTGTATGTGGTATGCTGGTCTGTGTTTTAGCAGAATATATTTCTTCTGATCAGATTAATATTACCGGGGAAGTGCTTTCCTATGTGACCATGATGCTGGAGTTGATTTTTGCGTTGTTCGCATGTGTCGCTATTCTTATCGGCGGAGACGTGCTTATGCGCGGAATTCTGCAAGCTTCGAAAATTAAGGAAGAAGCTCTCGACGCTGATGTGATTAAGCTTGGTTGCAGAATCGTATCCTTTACTCTTGTGTTTGTGCTTTTTTATAATGTCGGCAGTGCATTCGGGGTTCCTGTTACGGCTATTTTCGCTTCCGCAGGTATTGCAGGTATGGCGATAGCTTTGGCCGCCCGTGAAACACTGGCCAACTTTTTCGGTGGTATTTCCATCTTTCTTGACCGTCCGTTCCGGGCAGGCGACTATATTGTGCTGGATAACGGTGACCGTGGAGAAGTAAAGTCCGTTGGTATGCGTAGCACAAAGATTCAAACTCGTGATGATGTTATGATCACCATACCCAACTCGGTTATCACCAACGGTAAAGTCGTGAACCAGAGCAGCCCGCATCCTTCTTTTCGGGTGCGTGTAAAGATCGGTGTGGCTTATGGATCGGATGTTGACCGGGTGGAGGAAATTCTGATGGAGTTGGCTATACAAAACAAACTCGTCATTTCTAATCCGGAACCAAGGGTAAGGTTTCGCTCATTCGGTGATTCCGCACTTGATTTCGAACTGCTTTGTTGGGCTGCCCGCCCGCATGATAGGGGACGGCTGATACATACGCTCTGCCGTGATATTTATAAGCGGTTCAATGACGAAGGTATTGAAATACCTTTTCCGCAACGGGATGTACATCTGCATAAAGCGGAAGAGTGA
- the cysC gene encoding adenylyl-sulfate kinase, which yields MDNEKKNIKKFKGLVSRSEREQRNGHKAAVFWFTGLSGSGKSTIAHAVEKELFDNLMRVYVFDGDNVRHGLCADLSFAPTARTENIRRISEVAKLFVENSTICMCAFISPLRSDRQGARDIVGDADFYEIYITCPLEVCEERDVKGYYKMAREGKIKNYTGISAPYETPEKPDLIVETDRESLEESVEKVKKFILEKVEI from the coding sequence ATGGATAATGAAAAGAAGAATATCAAAAAGTTCAAGGGGCTGGTCTCCCGTTCAGAGAGAGAGCAGCGCAATGGACACAAAGCGGCGGTATTTTGGTTTACCGGACTTTCCGGTTCCGGCAAATCTACAATTGCTCATGCCGTGGAAAAGGAACTTTTTGATAATCTGATGCGGGTGTATGTTTTTGACGGTGATAATGTGCGTCACGGGTTGTGTGCGGATTTAAGTTTCGCTCCAACAGCCCGAACTGAGAATATCCGCCGTATTTCAGAGGTTGCGAAACTTTTTGTTGAGAACAGCACTATTTGTATGTGTGCTTTCATTTCCCCCCTGCGAAGTGACCGTCAGGGGGCTCGTGATATTGTTGGGGATGCTGATTTTTATGAGATTTATATTACTTGCCCTCTTGAGGTCTGCGAGGAACGTGATGTTAAGGGATATTATAAAATGGCCCGTGAAGGTAAAATTAAGAATTATACAGGAATTTCAGCACCGTATGAAACTCCTGAAAAGCCAGACCTAATTGTCGAAACGGACCGGGAATCACTGGAAGAATCTGTGGAGAAGGTAAAGAAATTTATTTTGGAAAAAGTGGAAATTTAA
- a CDS encoding ketoacyl-ACP synthase III, translating into MNNFINNIEYHLPEHIIDCHELDKSKPHWHVRNSLPKTGVRYLHHSAPDETTLQLAQKAASGVLKDLSEQELPDTLIVCTQTPDNLLPHVSACLQHELGLPTSTKCFDISLGCSGYCYGLSIAYGYMAAGISNRVLLVTVDNYSKAIDPENKTSFLIFSDGSAATIIDKPTVPPTFLFGTDGSRSDSIRCLNSGIGVVTGQQANSPIAKPDLQMDGFKVFQFTVKTIPSEIRKLAEQAGTGMDGIDLFVFHQASNKVLESLASKLNIPEEKMLIDLYEVGNTTSSTIPIALKRAENSGRIHRGDKIMLFGFGIGLSWSGAIFDY; encoded by the coding sequence ATGAACAACTTTATTAACAATATAGAATACCATCTCCCAGAGCACATTATAGACTGTCATGAACTGGATAAGTCCAAACCGCACTGGCATGTACGTAACTCTCTACCCAAAACGGGAGTGCGTTACCTGCACCATTCCGCGCCGGACGAAACCACATTACAGCTCGCCCAAAAAGCAGCCTCCGGAGTATTGAAAGATTTATCAGAGCAGGAACTCCCCGACACACTGATCGTCTGTACCCAGACTCCTGACAATCTGCTTCCACATGTCTCTGCCTGCCTGCAACACGAACTGGGACTTCCAACATCCACTAAATGCTTTGATATCAGTCTGGGATGTAGCGGATACTGTTACGGCCTTTCCATTGCTTACGGTTATATGGCTGCCGGAATTTCAAATCGGGTACTGCTTGTAACCGTGGACAATTACTCTAAGGCAATTGACCCTGAAAACAAGACATCATTCCTTATTTTTTCTGACGGATCAGCTGCGACAATTATCGATAAACCGACAGTTCCCCCCACATTTCTTTTCGGAACTGATGGCAGCCGCAGCGATTCTATACGCTGCCTGAATTCAGGAATCGGTGTTGTTACCGGGCAACAGGCGAACTCTCCCATAGCAAAACCGGACCTGCAAATGGACGGTTTCAAGGTGTTCCAATTTACTGTCAAAACAATTCCCAGTGAAATACGAAAGCTGGCTGAGCAGGCAGGAACCGGAATGGACGGGATTGACCTTTTTGTCTTCCATCAAGCCAGCAACAAGGTTCTTGAATCCCTTGCTTCCAAACTGAATATTCCTGAGGAAAAAATGCTTATCGATCTTTATGAGGTGGGGAACACTACTTCTTCCACCATCCCCATCGCACTTAAGCGGGCTGAAAATAGCGGAAGAATACATCGTGGTGACAAAATAATGCTTTTCGGATTCGGAATCGGACTTAGTTGGTCCGGAGCTATTTTTGACTATTAA
- a CDS encoding glycosyltransferase family 9 protein has product MKDISSINPKKILVCQLRQIGDVVLATPSVSLLHRRFPNAEIHILTEDKCTQVFDNNPAVSRVWAIKKKELRNPIKALKFYWKVGRSGYDLIVDFQQLPRCRWVVLFSDAPVKLAEMPPWYNRWLYTNWPEYIPGGYAAMYKAGVLKPLGIEWNHERPIIFISDEERNEAKACLGSLGVTEDEPLITIDASHRRHTRKWPEEHYGKLIRLISEQRPQFKFFLLYGPGEKDVALNVMNESGVADKCVILEKPGSLRLMAALIERAVLHIGNCSAPRHFAVAVGTQSIVMPGSSGSWVFPSPEHEEVVAGLECEPCGKEVCARSDLACLTKVMPEDVLLRVLDRV; this is encoded by the coding sequence GTGAAAGATATTTCGTCCATTAATCCCAAAAAAATTCTTGTATGCCAGCTGCGTCAGATTGGGGATGTTGTGCTAGCTACGCCTTCTGTTTCTCTGCTCCATCGTAGATTCCCTAATGCTGAGATCCATATCCTTACAGAAGATAAATGCACACAGGTTTTTGATAATAATCCTGCTGTAAGCCGTGTCTGGGCCATCAAGAAAAAAGAATTGCGTAACCCAATTAAGGCCTTAAAATTTTATTGGAAAGTCGGGCGCTCCGGGTATGATCTTATTGTCGATTTTCAGCAACTGCCACGCTGCCGCTGGGTTGTGCTGTTCAGTGACGCGCCTGTCAAACTTGCCGAAATGCCACCGTGGTATAACCGCTGGTTGTATACCAACTGGCCTGAGTACATTCCCGGAGGTTATGCCGCCATGTACAAAGCTGGCGTTCTCAAACCGTTGGGAATTGAATGGAATCACGAACGTCCTATCATTTTCATTTCGGATGAAGAGCGTAATGAAGCAAAAGCCTGCCTTGGATCGCTGGGAGTAACAGAGGACGAGCCTTTGATCACCATTGATGCCTCCCACAGAAGGCATACCCGCAAATGGCCGGAGGAGCATTACGGAAAATTGATCCGTTTAATTTCGGAGCAACGACCGCAGTTCAAATTTTTTCTGCTTTACGGTCCCGGTGAAAAAGACGTCGCATTAAATGTAATGAATGAATCCGGTGTTGCCGATAAGTGCGTGATACTGGAGAAACCAGGCTCATTACGACTGATGGCTGCCTTGATTGAAAGGGCGGTTCTTCATATCGGCAATTGTTCCGCGCCGAGGCATTTTGCTGTTGCAGTGGGTACGCAGAGTATCGTTATGCCCGGTTCTTCCGGAAGCTGGGTTTTTCCTTCTCCCGAGCATGAGGAAGTGGTCGCCGGGCTTGAGTGCGAACCTTGCGGTAAAGAGGTCTGTGCCCGCAGTGATCTTGCCTGTTTGACCAAGGTTATGCCGGAAGATGTGCTTTTAAGGGTTTTAGACAGAGTGTAA
- the mrtJ gene encoding JDVT-CTERM system glutamic-type intramembrane protease MrtJ, whose protein sequence is MVYDFIVNRILKGIWYQFKWGAISLTDPIFYLFLSLGFFGLYVPEPDIELSLGILFLKALFEEFFFRFLLQEGLDRLLKYRWKLGPLSLANFLASLAFSCIHLIHQPVNWALLTFFPSLAFGYIWQRYRSLVSVTILHFAYNAFLFYQFM, encoded by the coding sequence ATGGTTTATGATTTTATCGTAAACCGAATCTTGAAAGGGATTTGGTATCAGTTCAAATGGGGGGCTATAAGTCTTACTGACCCCATTTTTTATTTGTTCCTTTCTTTGGGCTTCTTCGGCCTTTATGTCCCGGAACCGGATATTGAGCTTTCACTGGGGATCCTTTTTTTAAAAGCTCTGTTTGAAGAGTTCTTTTTCAGGTTTTTGCTGCAGGAGGGGCTAGACCGGCTTCTAAAGTACAGGTGGAAACTTGGACCTCTCAGTCTGGCCAACTTCTTAGCATCTTTGGCTTTTTCATGTATACACTTGATCCATCAGCCTGTTAACTGGGCTTTGCTCACTTTTTTCCCCTCGCTTGCTTTCGGATATATATGGCAAAGATATCGTAGCCTCGTTTCGGTTACAATTCTCCACTTTGCCTACAACGCGTTTTTGTTTTATCAGTTCATGTAG
- the gspD gene encoding type II secretion system secretin GspD, translating into MALNMLKNFCKFVAVVVLVLVLTAPVAMAQPEGGEGVHANLESISLVEFIKFVGRYTGRNIVFQKGALPSSHVSIYAGQSLTEPELMAVFQQVLTGAGFHAVTRDNVTYVLPLRDAKLISPDIKSTPSNGDQEEIITSVFQLDGKMDPAKVQTVLAQVASQIGKVTSVPMADAVLVRDLQGNVNKMKKLLAILGKAGAKQETKLIELEKTSAKTVAAKLSSFYKKLSSSGKTGTPPIIEALEWANSMLVSGSRDQIETISNLVSNLDRSNDSYSKMKIYRLHNIEAIVAGDVLQSLVSGGGISSTGASKGAETGTKSSSGKGTASQSKLGSGDTGDVQVSADQTTNTLIVMAPTDQLPQIDKLVDQLDQAQDQVYIEALVLETSLDNSKEFGVEWQGGIDMGGSVATLGYTKTSNSKLSTYASNPSSVPGGYSMGVLGDTISYAGKSFPTIGALVNFTKGATDFNLISAPQIMTLDNAEAEIFVGQNRPYKSGESSTSGDALVSTYSYKDVGIKLKITPRINREDGLVKLKVYQTYNTVSEASTNELPITNDRTTDTTVLLADGSTMVIGGLIRSEQTRSESGVPYLSDLPLLGWLFKTTSDSGKKNTLMVFISARIIQTTEQLEALSKAKMDKYRKQRKRFETFIDQEFNTYKNDSEGSDANNVTSAASDG; encoded by the coding sequence ATGGCGCTGAATATGCTGAAGAATTTTTGTAAATTTGTTGCGGTTGTGGTTTTGGTGCTGGTTCTCACGGCCCCTGTGGCTATGGCCCAGCCCGAAGGCGGCGAAGGTGTTCATGCTAATTTGGAGAGCATTTCTCTTGTAGAATTTATCAAATTCGTCGGGCGCTATACCGGTAGAAATATCGTGTTTCAAAAAGGAGCGTTGCCGAGCTCTCATGTCAGTATTTACGCTGGACAATCACTTACCGAACCTGAACTTATGGCTGTGTTTCAGCAGGTTTTGACCGGAGCTGGATTTCACGCCGTAACAAGAGATAATGTTACTTATGTTTTGCCGTTGCGCGATGCCAAATTAATTTCCCCAGATATAAAATCTACTCCTTCGAATGGTGATCAGGAAGAAATTATTACTTCTGTGTTTCAGCTTGATGGTAAAATGGATCCTGCAAAAGTACAGACTGTCCTAGCGCAAGTGGCATCACAGATAGGTAAGGTTACTTCGGTGCCTATGGCTGATGCGGTTTTGGTTCGTGACTTACAGGGCAATGTGAATAAGATGAAAAAGTTGCTGGCAATTCTGGGAAAAGCCGGTGCCAAGCAGGAAACTAAGTTGATTGAGCTGGAAAAGACCAGTGCTAAAACCGTTGCTGCCAAGTTGTCTTCTTTTTATAAAAAATTATCCTCTTCCGGAAAAACCGGAACGCCTCCAATAATTGAGGCCCTGGAATGGGCCAACAGTATGCTTGTTTCAGGATCAAGGGATCAGATTGAAACGATCAGTAACCTCGTTTCTAATCTTGACCGCTCTAATGATTCATATTCTAAAATGAAAATTTACCGGTTGCACAACATTGAAGCTATTGTTGCCGGTGATGTGCTACAGAGCCTTGTGTCCGGGGGAGGCATCTCTTCCACTGGAGCGTCCAAAGGAGCAGAGACAGGAACAAAGTCAAGTTCAGGTAAGGGTACTGCATCACAATCTAAATTGGGCTCCGGAGACACTGGCGATGTGCAGGTTTCTGCCGATCAGACAACTAATACTCTGATTGTTATGGCTCCAACTGATCAATTGCCTCAGATTGATAAGTTGGTAGACCAGTTGGATCAGGCACAGGATCAGGTTTATATTGAAGCACTTGTCCTCGAAACCTCACTGGACAATTCAAAGGAATTCGGAGTTGAATGGCAGGGTGGTATTGACATGGGAGGAAGTGTAGCGACTTTGGGGTACACCAAAACTTCAAATAGTAAGTTATCTACATATGCATCTAATCCTTCCAGTGTGCCGGGCGGTTATTCCATGGGGGTCCTGGGGGATACGATCTCCTATGCAGGAAAGAGTTTCCCCACTATAGGGGCTTTGGTCAATTTTACAAAAGGAGCTACTGACTTTAACCTTATTTCTGCTCCCCAGATCATGACGCTGGATAATGCAGAAGCAGAAATTTTTGTTGGACAGAATCGGCCTTATAAATCTGGTGAAAGTTCAACCAGCGGAGATGCTCTTGTTTCGACTTATTCTTATAAGGATGTCGGGATCAAACTCAAAATTACTCCTAGAATCAATCGCGAAGACGGATTGGTCAAGCTCAAGGTTTATCAGACATACAATACTGTTTCCGAGGCAAGCACAAACGAATTGCCAATTACTAATGATCGTACAACCGATACGACCGTCCTTCTTGCTGATGGTTCTACTATGGTCATTGGCGGTTTGATCCGCTCAGAACAGACCCGATCTGAGTCGGGAGTCCCATATCTTTCTGATTTGCCTTTATTGGGTTGGCTTTTTAAAACCACCAGTGACAGCGGTAAAAAGAATACTCTGATGGTTTTTATCTCAGCGCGCATTATTCAAACTACCGAACAGCTTGAAGCTTTAAGTAAGGCAAAAATGGACAAGTACCGCAAGCAGCGGAAGCGGTTTGAAACATTTATTGATCAGGAATTCAATACATATAAAAACGATTCTGAAGGATCAGATGCAAACAATGTTACTTCTGCCGCTTCTGACGGTTAA